In Luteipulveratus mongoliensis, the DNA window GGAACTGCTCGGCCTTGGCGTCGGCCTTGAGCCCGATACCTGAGGTCACCAGGGTCAGCCCGCCCGTGACGGCTGCGAGCGCCCCGGCCGTGGAGCCTGCGCTCGCGCCCTTGCCACCGAGGCGACCAGCGAGCAGCGCCGGAGAACCGGTCGGGTCAGCCGACCCTCCCGTGCCCAGCAGCATCGAGGCGCCCGTGCCGGCGGTGTTGGTCGCCAGCATGCTGCGACGCAGCCACTTCGGAAAGCGCGCGGGACGCAGCAGGGTCACCGCGCCCGCAGCACCGGCCGCGGCGAGGTTCTTGGCCAGAGGGGAGCTCAGGAAGGAGCTCTTGGTAGTGCTCATGGGTGCACTGTATTGACGAGGGGTGCCCCATGTCGCGCACGCTCGTCGGCACGTCCCAAGAGGCTTCGGCCGGACCACGAGATGAGCACGGCCAGTACGCCGGCCGCCACCGTCACCGCGAACGCCGGTGTGTGGCCGCCCCAGTCCGCGAGCCGGCCTGCGATGGCTGCACCCGCGGCGTAGCCGAGACCGGTCGCCGCGGCCAGGAGAGTCATGGCGGCGCTGGTCCGCGACGCCGGTGTCAGCTGCTCGCCGAGCGTGAAGGTCGTGATCATGTAGGGCGCGACGCTCAGCCCGAGGACGAGCAGCACCGGCGCCAGCGTCGCGAGCGACCTGACCATCAGCAGCGGCAGGGCGAGCGCGAGGAACGCGACCGCGAACCAGCGCAGCCGGGTCGGCAGCGCGAACCGGTCGGGCAGGCCGGCGAGAGCCAGTCCGGCCGCGACACTGCCGATGCCGAGCAGCGCGTGGAAGATGCCGGTCAGCCCGGGCGCTCCCGCATCGGTCGCCAGCACGGAGGTGCCGGTCTGGACCGAGCCGAACACCATCCCGATCGCCAGCTGGGCGAGGCACAAGACGGTCAACGCCGGCGTGAGCAAGCGGCTCGCGCCCTCAGCCGAGGCGCGGGGCGCGGCGTGGGCCACGCGCGCCGTCTCGTGCAGCGCGAACCACGTCCCGAAGACGGCCAGCAGGACCGCGGCCGTGGCGAGCGCGAAGGTCGGGCTGACGATGCTGACGCACAACCCGACCAGGGCGGGGCCGAGCACGAACGACGCCTCGTCGGCCGCACCTTCGTAGGAGAAGGCGGTGCTGACGAGCCGCGGCTGGTGCGGACCACTGTCGGCGGTGATCGGGCGCCAGCGCACCCGCGCGAGCGGACCGACCTGCGGCATCAGGAACCCGGCGACCGCACTCGCGACTGCAGCCCACGCCCAGGACAGATCGGAGTGCGCAGTGATGAGCAGAACGGCGAGAGCAAAGGCTCCGGTCACCGACTGGATGAGGACGACGAGCCGCTGGCCGGCGCGGTCGGCCCAGCCACCCCACATCGGGGCGCCGATCGCGTTGGCGACTGCGAGGGCACCGGCACAGGCACCGCCCGCGCCATAGCTGTCCGTGGTGTCGGCGATGAGCAGCAGGACGCCGAGCTGGCTCATCGCGAGGGGGAGTCGACCGAGGAAGGCGACGAGGACGTACGTCAGGCCGGTGGAGGCGAACAGACGTCGATAGGACTGTGTGGGGGACACGGGGCTGGGCTCCAGGGGTAGCGCGAACTAAGTCGCGCGCCTTCCCACCCAACAGGCACGCAGAGCCCTGTGCAGCCTCCAGTTTACCGCCTGCAGGAGGGTCCCAGGTTCACCCCAGGACGAAGGGCAGCCGAGCGGCCAGGTCACCCAGCTCCGCGGTCTCCGCGGCTGTTGGAGTACGCCGGCCGGTGCCGATCAGGAGGGCGTCCGCGTCGGAGAACGACGCGGGGAACGAGGCTCCAGCGATCTGCTCGAGCATCGCGCGCGTCCGCGCCAGCGCGTCCGGAGGCGGCCCGGTGACGTCGGTGAGATGTGCCACCAGATCGAGGTGATGCAGCGTCCACTCCAGGACGTACGCCGACAGGTAGTCGCCGGCCGTCAGCACCATCTCCTGGGTGCTGACCCGCAGAGCCGGGTCGGCCAGCTCGGCCGCGCGACCGGCCGCGGAGCCGACGTCGTCCAGGTGGAACTTCAGCAGCTCGGGGTGCTCGTACGCCGCCGCCAGACGGACGATCAGCGCATCGAGCGGGTCGTAGCCGGTGGGCGGCGTCTGGGAGACCGTCCAGTAGGTCACCGCGTCGTGCGTGGGCTCCGTGTCAGCGGGAGTGACGAGCGTGATCAGGACGTCCTGCGCGTCGATGACCAGGTGGCACACGAGGTCTTGTACGAGCCATCCGGCGCAACCGGACGGCTGCGCGAAGTCCGCGTCCGAGAGCCCGGCCACGGTCGTACGCAACGCAGTCCATGAGCGGGAGAAGAGATCGACGGTCACTGGGGGAGCCCGCTTCGGATCGACTTCATCCGGGTGATCTGCGATGTCTGCACCGAGCCGATGTCGTTCGCCATCCGCTCGGCGTCGTCGTCGGTGCCGGATCTGCCGCGGGTGCCGACCATCGTGAGCGCGCCCTGGTGGTGACGGATCATCAGCGTCAGGAACTGTCTGTCCTTCGCCGGACCCTTGGCGCCCTGCAGGTCGATCAGCTGCTGTTGCGTGGCCATGCCGGGCATCATCCCGTGATGGCCGTCGGCCTTCATCCGGGTATTGGTGGCCTGCGGCGGCACCGCCTTGTGGTGCTTCTCCAGCCAGGTCTTCATGACCCGTATCTCCGGGCCCTGCTCAGCCTTGATGCGCCGTGCCAGCGAGCGTGCCTGGGAGTCGGTCAGACCCGGCAGCGCGATGTCGACCATCGTGATGGCCTGGGCGTGGTGAACGATCATGTCCTGCATGAAGGTCACGTCGGCCGGCGCCGGCTCGGCCTTCTTGCCGGGCACCGCCTGCGTCCCGCTCAACGAGGAGTTGGCCTCGCCGGGTTTGCCCGGCTGCAGCACCGGGGCGCTGGGTGACGTGGCGGTCGAAGTGGGGCGCGCGGAGTCGTCACTGCTGCAGGCGACGAGCGCGAACGTGAGGAGCACGGCCAACCCGGCGAAGGTCGTACGACGGCGGCCTGGTGCGAAGGACATGGCTCGATGATCGCTGCGTACGACGGCTGCGGCGGCCATTAGACCGCCGCTTTACCCAGCCTTGACCTTGCTCTCCTTGTTCTGGTGCTCGGCCGCAAGGGAGGGTGGTCAGACTCCCATCCTCCGTACAGGCGGCAGTCAGCCACGGGAGTACGAGACAGGAGCCATCTATGCGATCAAGCAGAAGGTTCGGCCTGGCGCTGATCACCAGCGCCGCGCTCGCGACGTCAGCGGGTGTCAGCATGGCAGCGGCTACCGGCGATCCCGGTGACGGCAGCGGACCGGTCGGCGACGAGCAGATCCGGTCGCACCACGCGCCGGCTGCCAAGCCAGGTGACCCGCTGAACGACCCCGCCGAGATCGGACGGTCCGGCCTCGGCCTGCAGGCCGACCAGATCGGCCGCAGCGCCAACGTCAAGCGGGCCGCGAGCGTCGCGCCGAGCGGTCCGCTCGCCGACGGCACTGGCACCGACATCGCCTTCCAGGGCAACAAGGCGTTCGTCGGCAACTACAACGGCTTCACCATCTTCGACGTCTCCAAGCCGTCGAAGCCCAAGATGCTCGCGCAGGTCCTGTGCCCGGGCTCGCAGAACGACGTGTCGGTCTCGGGCAACCTGCTCTACCTGTCGACCGACTCCTCGCGGTCGGACGACTCCTGCGCGTCGACGCCGCAGCCGGCGACCGAGAAGTCCAGCTGGGAGGGCATCAAGATCTTCGACATCTCTGATGTGCGCAACCCGAAGTACATCAAGTCGGTCGAGACCGCTTGTGGCTCCCACACGCACACGCTGATCCCGGGTCGCTCGAGTGAGTTCCTCTACGTCTCGAGCTACAGCCCCAACGAGACCTACCCGGACTGCAAGCCGCCGCACGACTCGATCTCGATCATCGAGGTCCCCAAGAAGGCGCCGACGCAGGCCAAGGTCGTCGCCGAGCCCAACCTCTTCCCCGATGGTGGGACGCCCAACGCCGGGACGACCGGCTGCCACGACATCACGGCCTACCCCTTGAAGAACCTCGCGGCCGGTGCGTGCATGGGTGACGGGATCATCCTCGACATCAAGAACCCGGCGGCGCCCAAGGTCATCGAGCGGGTCTCGGACAAGAACTTCGCCTTCTGGCACTCGGCGACCTTCAACAACGCCGGCACCAAGGTGATCTTCACCGACGAGCTCGGTGGCGGTGGCGCGGCGACGTGCAACGAGAAGACCGGTCCGGAGCGCGGTGCGGACGCGATCTACGACCTGAGCAAGCGCAACAAGCTCACGTTCAAGTCGTACTTCAAGATCTCGCGCTACCAGACCGACGACGAGAACTGCGTCGCCCACAACGGCTCACTCGTGCCGGTCAAGGGCAAGGACATCATGGTCCAGTCCTGGTACATGGGTGGCACCCAGATCTGGGACTTCACCGACTCCGCGCACCCCAAGGAGCTCGGCTACTTCGAGCGGGGTCCGGCTGCTGGCGAGGACGGCGGCGGCACCTGGTCGTCGTACTACTACAACGGCCACGTCTACTCCTCGGACCTCGGCAAGGGCTTCGACATCTTCAAGGTCAGCGGCAAGGACTTCGACCAGGCCGCGAAGGTGAAGATGGACCAGTTCAACCCGCAGTCGCAGCCGTACGTCGGCAAGCACTAAGCACTGACGGCACGTACGTCGAGGGCCGGGTCTCCCCGCGGGGGAGACCCGGTCCTTTCGTGTGCTGCCGCTGCAGCCACCGGTGCTCAAGCTGCACCGAAGGAGGGCCAACGCGTCACCGACGAGGAGGTACGGGGCGTACTGCCGTGAGCGGATTGCGGATATAGGGTGCCGCGAAGCGTGGAGTTCGCGACGGACCTCCCGATGTCCGAGGCCGGCAAGACCCTCAAGCGAGAGCTGCGCGAGCCCTACTGGGACGGTCACGAGAGGCGAGTGCACTGACGGCGCAACGGAATTCAACGCAGCGGGCGGTCGCCCCTGCTCGGGGCACGCGACCGCGCAACCGCCGGGCGCTGATCCTTGCCGCCGCCGCCGAGCTCTTCGCGGAGCGCGGCTATCCCCAGGTGGCGATGAGCGACATCGCCGAGGCGGTGGCTATCGGCCCCTCCGCGCTGTACCGCCACTTCCGGGGCAAGCAGGAGCTGCTGCACGAGGTCATCAGTACGGCATTCACCGCGCTGGGTGTCGCGCTCGAGACGGACCTCGCCGACGGTCGGGCAGGACTGGACACGATCGCGGCCGCGGCCCTCGAGCACCGCGGGGTCGGAGTTCTCTGGCAGCGCGAGGCCCGGCATCTGGAGCCTGAGCGACACGAGGAGCTGCGTGCCGAGCTGGTCGCCATCTCAGGACGCCTGGCCGCCAAGATCAGCGGAACGCGCGTGGACCTCCACAACCAGCAGGTCGACCTGCTGGCGTGGGCGACGCTGGGCAGTCTGATCAGCGTGTCCTACCACCGAGTTCAGCTCCCACGTGCTGACTACGTACGTCTACTGGCTCAGCTAGGTGCTGACGTGCTGGCCACCACGTTCTCTGCGGAGTCGGGGCCGGCGGCTGCATCCCCGAGCCAGGTCGAGCCCACGTCGTCGACCAAGGACGCGGTCGTCAGTGCGGCGATGCAGCTGTTCTCCCAGAGGGGCTACCACGGGACGAGCGTCGATGACATCGGTGCGGTTGTCGGAATCGCAGGGCCGAGCATCTATCACCATTTCCCGAGCAAGCCAGAGGTGCTGCTCGCGACGATCGCCGAAGGTGAGCGCTGGTTGACCGACGACCTCGCTCGTACCCTCGCCGAGACGACCAGTCCGGTCGAGGCACTCAACCGGGTGGTTCGGTCCTTTGCCGAGTACGCGCTGAGCCACCCGGACGCCATGGACGTGCTGATCGCCGAGACCGACGCGCTGCCGTCATCGGAGCAACGACGGGTCCGGAAGGTTCAGCGCGACTACATCAACGCCTGGGTCGACCTGCTGCGCGACCTGCACCGGCTCGACAACGGCCCGGCCAGGATCCGAGTCCAGGCGGCGTTCACCGTCATCAACGACGTCGCTCGGACCCCGCACCTGCGCGGGGCGCCCGACATCGGCCCGGCCGTCGTGGCCATTGCGTCGTCGATCCTGGGTCTGACTGTCCAGGCGCCGGTCGAGTAGGCGAGCCCCAGGGCGAGACGTATCGAGACCAGGTGCGCATCTGCACCTGGTCTCGATACGTCTCCGCTCCCGCTCCGCCTACTCGACCGACGAACGGTCGATGCCGCGAGCTGCCTTCTGCGCCAACGACTCCACGCGCTCCGTGGTCTCCTCGGAGAGCGCCGGCGTGCGCTGACCCTGACCCTGACCCTGACCGAGCCGCGGCAGCAGCTGCGCCAGCATCAGCGTCGACAGTGCCGAGCTGTCTGTCGAGCCGGAGTCGGTCTGCACGATGACCGGCTGTGGTGCACTCCGAGCGAGCTGGGCGCCGACGTCGAGCCGCCGCCTCGCCAGCTCGTAGCCGAGCACCGCACGGTTGTCGCGGTACGCCGTCGCCAGCTGCTCCTGAGCCCGCGCCTCTCCTTGTGCTGCAACGAGATTCGTACGACCACGCGTCTCGATCTCGTACTTCACCCGCTGCGCCTCGGTCTCCTGCTCCTCCAACATCTGTGCGACGTCCTTGCGCGCCTTGTTGAGGGAAGCGTTGACCTCGATGACCTTGGCGTCCCGCACCTTCTTGGACCGCTCGATGTCCATCAGCAGCGTGTCGATCCGACGCTTGCGAGTGAGCTCCCACTCCTTCTCGTACGCCGACAGCTCCTTGGCCACGCGCTCGCGCGTCGAGATGTGCTGGCGGTACTGCGTGGGCAGCTGCACGTCGGGGATGTTGCAGCCGAGGATCTGTACGCCGTAGCGAGCCAGCTGGCGGTTGAGCAGCTCCTGCATGTCGGCGACATCGGAGCCGCGCAGGTCGTACGCCTGCTCGGTGCGGACCAGGCGCGAACGCTGACGGATCGCGTCCTGCACCGAGTTGGACAGCACCAGGTCGAAGTTGCCCGCGCCGATCGTCTGCACGAACTGGATCGCGTTGACGATGCGGAACTTCAGGAAGAACTCGATCGACTTGAGCGGGACGTTCTCATGGGTCGGGCACGCGAGAACCGGTGCGTTGTAAGGGATTTCGGTCGTCACGTCGACGACATAGGCGACCCGCGCCCAGGGGTGCCACAAGTAGTGACGCCCCGGCGAGAGGCCCGGGCCGGTGATCGCACCGAACTTCGTGAGGACCCCGACCGTGCCCTCCTCGATCTCCACGATCGACGAGCGCCACCACCACAGGAACGCCAGCAGCAGGAACGCGAGCCCGCCGACAGCCGCCGGCACCGTGAGCCAGTCGGCGTCCGTGGTCGCCGAGATCGCCGCGGTCGCGAACGCCCACAGTGCGATCCAGACCAGCGTCAGCCAGCGCAGGCCGCGGCTGTCCTTGGGGATGACCACGGGCACGATCGCGCCGGACTCGCCACCGCGCAGCAGCTGTCGAATGTCGCCCCATGAACCGAGGACTTCCTTGATCGAGGACATGCCTCGTGGCCGGCCGACGCCGGCGTCCTGCATCGTCTCCTGCGTCGCCTGGCTCATCGCTGGGTCCCTTCGGTGCCGTCGTTCGTCCTGCGGTGCCGTGCAGACCTGGTCGCCAACGGCGTACTGCCGCCCTCGTTGGTCGAGGAGCCCGAGGCCTCCGCCGCGTTGGTCGAGTAGTCCGGAGCCTCCGCGGCGTTGGTCGAGTAGTCCGGAGCCTCCGCGGCGTTGGTCGAGTAGTCCGGAGCGCTAGCGGAGGACGTATCGAGACCCGGTGCCTTGTCGGGAGACTTCGCGTCCGCGGTGTCGGTGGTCTCGATACGGCTCGCGCCAGGGCGCTCGCCTACTCGACCAGCGGTTTCGCCGGAGGGTGGGGCCTCGACGGAACGACGGATCGCGTCCAGCCGGTCGGCGCCGGGCAGCGCCTCGTCGGCGGTCGTCTCCGGTACCTCGTCCAGCAGCGTCGGCTCCGGTGGCTTGAGGAGCTCGGCAATCGAGTCCTGACGGCCGTCGATGCGGGTCGAGATGACGTCCTTGCGCTGTCGGATCCCGTCCAGCTCCTCGGCGGAGAACAGCTGCGTGCCGCCACCACCGACCAGGCCCTGAGCGATCTTGAGGTAGTCGACGCTCTCGTCCTGCCCGCCGATCTGCACGATCTGCGGAAGGCTGCCGCGCACCTCCTCCAGCCGCGAGAGCAGGTCCTGCTGGTAGCGGTAGTCGAGGATCTCCGGTGCCTCAGCGGCACTCATCGCGCGGATGTCGAGCGCCTGCGCCTCGAGCAGCGCCGCGTTGGCGTTGGCATCGGACTCGGCCTCGACGAACCGCTGACGAGCCATCGCCTTCGCACGGTTGGTCTCGCGCTCCAGCGCGGTGTCCATCTGCGCCTGGTACTTCGCGATGTCGGCCTGGATCGAGCTCAGCGTCTCGTTGAGCGAGGCGAGGTCCTTGTTGACGTCACCTTCGTTCTGCTCCTTCTTCAGCTGCAGCTCGTACTCGTACGTGTACGCCTCCTTGGCGACGCGCACCATCTCGGGCGCCGCGAGGTCCATCCGGTACTCCTGGCTGGACGGCTCGGCGTGCGTGATGTTGGCGTGCGTGAACTCGACCGCCGGCGAGAACTGGTGGTTGAGCTGCTCCAGCAGCCGCTGCGTCGACTCACCGACGAGGTCGTAGATGCCGGACGCCTCCTGCTCGTAGATCAGCGAGCGAGTGGTCTCGGAGATGGCGTTGTTGAGCTTGTCCTGGAAACCCTGGACAGCTCCGAGCGCGAAGATGAAGTTGCGCGGCTCGACGATCCGGAACTGCAGGAACAGGTCGACACTCGCCTGCACGCCGCTCTTGGTCGGCGCCTGGTGGATCGGCGCGTTGAACGGGTACTCACGCGTGGTGTTGACGATGTACGACACCCGCTTCCACGGGTTGAAGAGCGTCACCAGTCCGGGGCCGACCTGGTTCTCGACCTTGCCGAACCGGCTGATCAGCGCCTGACACCCCTCCGGCACCATCACCATGCCGAGCCGCCACCACAAGAACGCGGCCATCAGGACCAGGATCACCCAGAAGTGCGGCCCGAACAGTGCCAGGGTC includes these proteins:
- a CDS encoding MFS transporter is translated as MSPTQSYRRLFASTGLTYVLVAFLGRLPLAMSQLGVLLLIADTTDSYGAGGACAGALAVANAIGAPMWGGWADRAGQRLVVLIQSVTGAFALAVLLITAHSDLSWAWAAVASAVAGFLMPQVGPLARVRWRPITADSGPHQPRLVSTAFSYEGAADEASFVLGPALVGLCVSIVSPTFALATAAVLLAVFGTWFALHETARVAHAAPRASAEGASRLLTPALTVLCLAQLAIGMVFGSVQTGTSVLATDAGAPGLTGIFHALLGIGSVAAGLALAGLPDRFALPTRLRWFAVAFLALALPLLMVRSLATLAPVLLVLGLSVAPYMITTFTLGEQLTPASRTSAAMTLLAAATGLGYAAGAAIAGRLADWGGHTPAFAVTVAAGVLAVLISWSGRSLLGRADERARHGAPLVNTVHP
- a CDS encoding maleylpyruvate isomerase N-terminal domain-containing protein; this translates as MTVDLFSRSWTALRTTVAGLSDADFAQPSGCAGWLVQDLVCHLVIDAQDVLITLVTPADTEPTHDAVTYWTVSQTPPTGYDPLDALIVRLAAAYEHPELLKFHLDDVGSAAGRAAELADPALRVSTQEMVLTAGDYLSAYVLEWTLHHLDLVAHLTDVTGPPPDALARTRAMLEQIAGASFPASFSDADALLIGTGRRTPTAAETAELGDLAARLPFVLG
- a CDS encoding DUF305 domain-containing protein, coding for MSFAPGRRRTTFAGLAVLLTFALVACSSDDSARPTSTATSPSAPVLQPGKPGEANSSLSGTQAVPGKKAEPAPADVTFMQDMIVHHAQAITMVDIALPGLTDSQARSLARRIKAEQGPEIRVMKTWLEKHHKAVPPQATNTRMKADGHHGMMPGMATQQQLIDLQGAKGPAKDRQFLTLMIRHHQGALTMVGTRGRSGTDDDAERMANDIGSVQTSQITRMKSIRSGLPQ
- a CDS encoding LVIVD repeat-containing protein, whose protein sequence is MRSSRRFGLALITSAALATSAGVSMAAATGDPGDGSGPVGDEQIRSHHAPAAKPGDPLNDPAEIGRSGLGLQADQIGRSANVKRAASVAPSGPLADGTGTDIAFQGNKAFVGNYNGFTIFDVSKPSKPKMLAQVLCPGSQNDVSVSGNLLYLSTDSSRSDDSCASTPQPATEKSSWEGIKIFDISDVRNPKYIKSVETACGSHTHTLIPGRSSEFLYVSSYSPNETYPDCKPPHDSISIIEVPKKAPTQAKVVAEPNLFPDGGTPNAGTTGCHDITAYPLKNLAAGACMGDGIILDIKNPAAPKVIERVSDKNFAFWHSATFNNAGTKVIFTDELGGGGAATCNEKTGPERGADAIYDLSKRNKLTFKSYFKISRYQTDDENCVAHNGSLVPVKGKDIMVQSWYMGGTQIWDFTDSAHPKELGYFERGPAAGEDGGGTWSSYYYNGHVYSSDLGKGFDIFKVSGKDFDQAAKVKMDQFNPQSQPYVGKH
- a CDS encoding TetR/AcrR family transcriptional regulator; this translates as MLAAAAELFAERGYPQVAMSDIAEAVAIGPSALYRHFRGKQELLHEVISTAFTALGVALETDLADGRAGLDTIAAAALEHRGVGVLWQREARHLEPERHEELRAELVAISGRLAAKISGTRVDLHNQQVDLLAWATLGSLISVSYHRVQLPRADYVRLLAQLGADVLATTFSAESGPAAASPSQVEPTSSTKDAVVSAAMQLFSQRGYHGTSVDDIGAVVGIAGPSIYHHFPSKPEVLLATIAEGERWLTDDLARTLAETTSPVEALNRVVRSFAEYALSHPDAMDVLIAETDALPSSEQRRVRKVQRDYINAWVDLLRDLHRLDNGPARIRVQAAFTVINDVARTPHLRGAPDIGPAVVAIASSILGLTVQAPVE
- a CDS encoding SPFH domain-containing protein; this translates as MSQATQETMQDAGVGRPRGMSSIKEVLGSWGDIRQLLRGGESGAIVPVVIPKDSRGLRWLTLVWIALWAFATAAISATTDADWLTVPAAVGGLAFLLLAFLWWWRSSIVEIEEGTVGVLTKFGAITGPGLSPGRHYLWHPWARVAYVVDVTTEIPYNAPVLACPTHENVPLKSIEFFLKFRIVNAIQFVQTIGAGNFDLVLSNSVQDAIRQRSRLVRTEQAYDLRGSDVADMQELLNRQLARYGVQILGCNIPDVQLPTQYRQHISTRERVAKELSAYEKEWELTRKRRIDTLLMDIERSKKVRDAKVIEVNASLNKARKDVAQMLEEQETEAQRVKYEIETRGRTNLVAAQGEARAQEQLATAYRDNRAVLGYELARRRLDVGAQLARSAPQPVIVQTDSGSTDSSALSTLMLAQLLPRLGQGQGQGQRTPALSEETTERVESLAQKAARGIDRSSVE
- a CDS encoding SPFH domain-containing protein, whose translation is MGRAGQVREAATQIAQGGDIREVVGNAVQQAAGERLPAGLDPGDFATARQHGFSTGTRIVQQTCSLDNASETLNQSSYQPGPQGPVHVITPMVMPKGRRFIGMLPVLALAVLGAVGAIVLLPVDGLTLALFGPHFWVILVLMAAFLWWRLGMVMVPEGCQALISRFGKVENQVGPGLVTLFNPWKRVSYIVNTTREYPFNAPIHQAPTKSGVQASVDLFLQFRIVEPRNFIFALGAVQGFQDKLNNAISETTRSLIYEQEASGIYDLVGESTQRLLEQLNHQFSPAVEFTHANITHAEPSSQEYRMDLAAPEMVRVAKEAYTYEYELQLKKEQNEGDVNKDLASLNETLSSIQADIAKYQAQMDTALERETNRAKAMARQRFVEAESDANANAALLEAQALDIRAMSAAEAPEILDYRYQQDLLSRLEEVRGSLPQIVQIGGQDESVDYLKIAQGLVGGGGTQLFSAEELDGIRQRKDVISTRIDGRQDSIAELLKPPEPTLLDEVPETTADEALPGADRLDAIRRSVEAPPSGETAGRVGERPGASRIETTDTADAKSPDKAPGLDTSSASAPDYSTNAAEAPDYSTNAAEAPDYSTNAAEASGSSTNEGGSTPLATRSARHRRTNDGTEGTQR